GGTAGACACGGACATGGACGTGGACGCGGATGGGGAGGATGAGTGTGAGGACGAGTCGCTCAGCGAGTCGTCCGGCACACCTCCTACCGTACCGCTGGCCACGCCTCCCCCATCGTCCGCCTCAACATGCCTCCCACCGTGGCAGTAATTTTCCTGGTCGCTCACAGCGTGGTGGTAACCACGGAGGGGGTCTTTGGAGCAGTCCGCTcggccttcttcccccccgtcaTTTGGCACTCCCAAGTCGCGCAGGTGGTAGCTAAACAGTTGGTCCTGGCCCGCATCGACCTCCTGCAGTTGGAAGGAAGGGGGTACGCACATGGGGAGGTATGCACAAGGTCAGTATGCACATTACCGCATATACACACGGCCGCCTATACGCACAACCGCGTGTGCACATCTGCGGAGTGAACTCGTAACGGATTGCCAACCTCCACGTCGACGTCCTCCAGATAATTTGTGCTCAACTTCTCAActgcggggggagaggaAGGGCATGGGGGGTTGGTCTCCACTACGCGGTGCATATGGACGGTGGGCACTTCCCATATTAGACGTATACGCACATACACACGAGTGAAACGAGCGCTTCTCCCGAGGAATCACCCCTCTCCGAAGGGACGTGCTTACTCGTGTTTATGTTACGGGcgtacaacttttttttgattCTTTCCGGGAGGTTTAAAAACTCTATGTCGGGCCTCTCCATCGCTCCGCACATGTTCGTTGACGCGTTATGGGTGGCCCAACGGAGGTGCACCTTCTCTTTTTGGCTTGCACGAacggggaggaagcgaaaCGGATAAGAGGCATGATATTTCACTCAGTTTCAAGGAATGGCAACGGGGTGAAGATGCATAGAGGAGCGTAATCAACGGATGCGAAGCGTTAATGCTCCCCTACTGAAGCGCTTTCCATCCCGATCTGCAAAAGTGTAGGTATATGAAAAGGCTGGCGTGGTCAGAAGGCAGGCCGCAGGGGAAAAAGTGCCGCAATGCATGCATACGCTCACACGCATGTGTGGAAGGAACACCTCATCATGCAGAACATTTGCACGCTCAGCTGCGAAATGGACCTCATTACGACTTCAGCCTTGGAGTGCAGCTTGCCCCCTTGATGTGCGTGTGTTGCATGACTGGGTATGTACATACTGGGTAGGAAaattagcctttttttttttttttttttttccccccaagggCATCACAATTGGCACTTCACCGCCGCTATTTCTTTGCATAACAACGAGCgaaaattttgcattttttgaaCAGGGAGGGATTGCTCAGCTTTGCTACGACTTACTCAACTCACTGCGCCTCCCTGCGACATGCTAGGagctgcattttttcttttcctcgcAAGTACGTGATGGAAGGAAGGACGTGTCAGGCCGGCCAGCCGCTAAGCATGTGCGCGTGTTCTCTCCACGGTGCGCACATGGCAGTAACGCCCTTTTAAACGACTCAACACAAGCgtttccccccaaagggtTGCACGCCTTTTCTCGCGtcgaaggggggagggggctcTTCTCTGCACACCGCGCCATGTGCATGCACAGAGAAGGGTGGCTTTTCGTGTAAATTGGCCTGAGGGCTGGATAGTTGAAGACCACAGGGGAGAGAGTCACGATGGAGCTGTCGATAGACGCACTGAAGGAGAAGGTGAGAGTTCACTCGGACACACCACATCACATCATCACCGCATCACCTCATCACATTTGTTGTTTTCGGAAAGGCGCTTCTGCATACCTACACATGTACGCATGTGCAGAATGAATTGCACAACGTAATTCACTTGATGacctttcccccctccatcTCGCAGTTCCTCAACATGAACAGCGACATCGAGCTGATCGAGCGAAAGCTGAAGGacgaaatgtgcaaaatgtacGAAGATGACATCAACCCATTCCTAATTCTTAACGactttgaaaatataaaaaacgaGCTacacaaaattaacaaagaaTTAAACGTCCTGtatgaaaggaaaaaaatgagcatacAGTACATGCACAGGCAAATGCAAAATTACAACTTTCTACTCaacttggaaaataatttaaacatCACTTCCAAGGAGTTTATAAATTACCACAACTcggaaattattttgaacaattttttttacgaaaatataaaaaagtttttgcTCAACATCAATTACGATGAAATTAACGAGTTGCTACAGCTGGACCATCTCCAAAAATGTGTGGACagcaaaggggaacaaacaaGTGGAAACAACGTAAGCGATTTAGGGAAGGAAGTACCCAAGGGGAAACCAGCCCTGTGCGACTCGGCCAGTTATAAAAACCACGTGAGTAGTAGCGATTTGAAGGACAACGAAAAGAGGGGGGCCCTAAATAACGGGAACGCCGCGGAGGACAGCAGAAATGAACAGGTGAACAGGGGAAATGTCACCGATAAGGAGAGCCTGTTTTGCCCCATCGACGACGCTACCTTCCAGTCCGTCCCCGCGCTGATTCGGCGGCGGGCCAAGTTGGACGACATTAACCTGATATACAAGTCGCTGTACGACATGGCGGTAAAGAAGGGCAGGTGAGCGCGCATTTGCCCATTTGACCATATGGGAAGTTACCCATTGGGAATTTACCATTTGCACACCGTGCGGGCCCCGT
Above is a window of Plasmodium vivax chromosome 8, whole genome shotgun sequence DNA encoding:
- a CDS encoding hypothetical protein, conserved (encoded by transcript PVX_119495A): MELSIDALKEKFLNMNSDIELIERKLKDEMCKMYEDDINPFLILNDFENIKNELHKINKELNVLYERKKMSIQYMHRQMQNYNFLLNLENNLNITSKEFINYHNSEIILNNFFYENIKKFLLNINYDEINELLQLDHLQKCVDSKGEQTSGNNVSDLGKEVPKGKPALCDSASYKNHVSSSDLKDNEKRGALNNGNAAEDSRNEQVNRGNVTDKESLFCPIDDATFQSVPALIRRRAKLDDINLIYKSLYDMAVKKGSCLPVEKSELTQMNLQVFGQTGEAKIATLRYLKIIEVINK